DNA sequence from the Acidobacteriota bacterium genome:
CAGCGCGCGTAGCTCGCGAGCGACACCTCGTCCGGGGGCTCCGTGTACCAGCGGCCCGGAAGCGTCGCCGACGCCACGCGCAGGTCGGAATCGCGCGCATCCAGCAGTTCGAGGTCCGCGAGCAGGACATCGGCGGTGACGCCTCCCCGGTAGAGCACGGCGACCCGGCCCTCGCCGTCGAGCAGCATGGAGAACGGCAGCGACAGCGGAAAGCGGCGGTCGAACAGCGATCTCTTGACGATCTCGACCTTGTCCAGCGTCTCCTCGGTCGCCATCCCGTACGGGAACGGGAAGGCGATCTCGTCCATGAAGCTCCGCGCCGCTTCTTCGGTCGTGGTCGCCACCTCGCCCATGCCGTCCGTCGATAGCGCAACGACTTCGAGACCCGCGGCGCGGAGCGCACCCTCCTCGTTCGCCAGGTCCTGCAGCTCGAAACGGCAGGGAACGCACCAGCTCGCCCAGATGTTGACCAGCACCGGCCGGCCCTGGCCCGTCTCGACCGCCACCGGTTCTGCGGCAGCGTCGAAGGAGCGGAGCGTCAACGATGGTGCCGGCGGACGCGGCGCCAGCACTACTCGCGCGCCCGTCGTCGCCGCCGGCGGCTCCTGGGCGCGCGGCGTCAACGGCGCCCGCCCTGGCCGCGCCGGCAGTGTCTCCGCCCGGCCGCTGCCCTGGACGATCCGGTAGCGGCCCCCGGCCTCGACTCCGGCGAACGTCTCGCTGCCGCCCCCGGGCCAGCGGACCCTGACCGAACCCGAAACCTCGCCGTCGCCGAGACCGAAGTGGAGCCAGCGGCTCGACTGCGAGAGGAAACCCTCGCCGGCCCGGACGGAGCGCCGGAGGATGCCGGACGAGGTCGGGACTTCCACTCGCGCTCCGACCGCATCCCGGTTCGTGCCGGCGCCGTCTCCTTCGAGGCGCAGAGTGACAAACCGGTCCCCTGCCGGGAGTTCGTTGCGCATCAGCCGCAACCGGGGCGCGGTCCGGTTGCTGATCGCCACATCCAGGTCGCCGTCGCCCTCCAGGTCGAGGAAGGCGACGCCGCGGCCGTCGTCCGGAAAGTCCAGACCGCTGACCGCCGACGCGTTGGCGAAGGCGCCGCCAGCCTCGCCGGGGTTCAGAAAGACACAGTTCCGCTCGTTGCCGCTGAAGGACAGCCCCTCGTCCAGCCGTTCGTGGAGCGCTCGCAAGGATTCCAGATACGGCTCCAGCGAGCGATCATCCGGCGAGTTGGGCGCGCGCGGCACGACCTGCCGCCAGAAGAAGCTTCACAGGTCGTCCGGGAGCGTCTGGGTCAGGTTGCCGTTGGCAACGACCAGGTCCTCCCAGCCATCGTTGTTGATGTCGGCGAAGACGGACGACCAGGACCAGCGGCCCATCGTGACGTTGGCTTCCACGCTGCGATCGACGAAGCCGCCGCCGGAAGCGCCAGCGAACAGGGAGTTGCCCCGTGCCATCCTCTGCACTTGGGCCAGCGGACCGGCGCGTTGGCGATCGCGTTCGAACTTCCGCTGGTAGGTGATCCGGTTGCCGGCGGCCGAGAACATGTTGCCGATGTAGACATCCATCAGGCCGTCCCGGTTGTAGTCGGCCCAGCTCACGGACATGCCGGACGAGATGTCCTCGACGCCGACATCCGCCGCGATGTCGACGAAGCGGCCACCGTCGTTGCGGTACAGGTTGTTGCGGCCGTAGTCGTTCGCCACGTAGAGGTCCGCGTCGCCGTCGCCGT
Encoded proteins:
- a CDS encoding tetratricopeptide repeat protein; protein product: MRALHERLDEGLSFSGNERNCVFLNPGEAGGAFANASAVSGLDFPDDGRGVAFLDLEGDGDLDVAISNRTAPRLRLMRNELPAGDRFVTLRLEGDGAGTNRDAVGARVEVPTSSGILRRSVRAGEGFLSQSSRWLHFGLGDGEVSGSVRVRWPGGGSETFAGVEAGGRYRIVQGSGRAETLPARPGRAPLTPRAQEPPAATTGARVVLAPRPPAPSLTLRSFDAAAEPVAVETGQGRPVLVNIWASWCVPCRFELQDLANEEGALRAAGLEVVALSTDGMGEVATTTEEAARSFMDEIAFPFPYGMATEETLDKVEIVKRSLFDRRFPLSLPFSMLLDGEGRVAVLYRGGVTADVLLADLELLDARDSDLRVASATLPGRWYTEPPDEVSLASYARWYEERFPEESVALLRRSVEVEQARLDDGGGASFERQGARDRLFKSLQRLTVLEGRRGDNEAAARYARAALDLEPDDPAARAAWQNALLDAGDTGSVRAQAEAALAADPGDVSARVRLAELLDREGRTDDAVRELGRAVEVSPRDVELRYLYGQLLGKAERLREAMEQFAAVVTLDPRHVEAHRVLAEAAVRSDELGAAWGHYRAILEVEPRDTEALYGAARIAAAAGRLEEAIENYRALLSHDPDHAAGRHEFGLTLIRSGPAGAAEGAEHLRRAYLEDRNLLARGNDIAWTLATHPDAARRDGQFALLIALELNAVAGGAEPALLETLAAAQAETGDFAAAARTVERALEIVGDARNDSPDRERLVEMLNRRLEQYRQGIPVRGR